The nucleotide sequence CCGGTAGCGGTCTGGGGGTGAAGGTTACGGTTTTCGATGTATTTTACATCTAGGGCGTAGTTGACGTAATAGATATAAAACCCAAGAGTTAGAATCACCAACCAAGTATCGGCCGTGCTATTGCGACCGAAACTTCGGATCGTTTCGATCCAAACTATTGGAAACATCAATAGGTTGATAATGGGGATGAACAAAAGTACGGTCCACCACTTCGGACGATTGATAATTTGCATTAGAACAATGGCATTGTAGACCGGTATTGCCGCCTCCCATGCCTTTCTACCTGCTTTTACATATAGTTTCCAAGTTCCTGCAAAATGGATGATCTGAACGATCAGAATAAAAAGTAACCATTGTATTGCGTCCATTTGTTTGTTTTATTAGTTCTATACTCGATCAAAATCGATGTAAAGTAATGAACAGTAAGTTTTTTTAAGCTAAATAAGCGTAATTAATTTTTGGTCCCCCTGTTGTTATTCAAGGTTGAGCACGTCTTTCATGGTAAAAATACCGGTTTTTCCAACAATCCATTCCGCAGCGGTTACCGCACCAAGGGCAAAGCCTTCGCGATTATGGGCGGTATGTTTGATTTCGATGGAATCGACCGTACTGCTGTAATCAATGCTATGGGTGCCGGGTGTGGCGCCCACTCTTTTGGAAGTGATCGGAATTTCCATATCGCCGGCTTCCTCCAATTTCCAGCCCTTGTATTCGGTATTGTCTATTATGCCTTCTGCCAAGGTAATTGCCGTACCACTGGGTTCGTCAAGTTTTTGGGTATGATGGATTTCTTCCATCGACACTTTGTATTGGTCTAGGTTTTTCATCATGGTGGCCAAGTAACGGTTGAGTTCAAAGAAGACGTTTACGCCTAAGCTGAAGTTCGAAGCGTAGATAAAGGCCCCGTTTTTAGCTTTGCATAAAGCCACGGCCTCATCGTATTTGTCTAGCCAACCTGTGGTTCCACAGATAACGGGTACGCCGTGTTCAAAACATTTGGTGATGTTGCCATAAGCGGCCGAGGGCATACTGAAATCAATGGCCACATCCATTTCCGAAAAATCGATATCTACGGTGTCGACATCAACTTTGGCAACGATGGTATGATTTCTGTTAAGGGCGATCTGTTCGATCATTTTTCCCATTTTTCCGTATCCGAATAGTGCTATTTTCACTTTGTGTTCTTGTTAGGTTAATAAGATGTAACTGGTTTAAATTTAGAATTTTAAAATTTAATAATAAGTGCCATACCGTAATTGGGATTATTGGTTACGGGATCTAAATCTAAAAAGGGTTGCATATCGAAACTTAAGTCGTCATCGATATTAAATTGTTTTAGGTGCGCGTCTACATTGGCATCTACAATATTTAAGGCATATAGGGCAATGGATACGAGCAATAATAAATCACGATCTCTCTGGTATCTTTCCTGTTCGTTCTGCAGGTCGTCCAGACCAAAGGCGGGGGTAGTGCTCCCTGTGTTTTGAGGGTCGAAGAGTTCGTCGTCGGTAAAGCCGGCTTGCCGTCTTTTAAAAGCGGTCCGTACGCGTTGGTATTGATTGTTGTTCCAAGTGTAGCCGTATACAGCTGCCCCAATGGCACCGTAAACGATGGGGACTTTCCAATAACGTTTGTTGTAAACTTGTCCTA is from Zobellia galactanivorans and encodes:
- the dapB gene encoding 4-hydroxy-tetrahydrodipicolinate reductase: MKIALFGYGKMGKMIEQIALNRNHTIVAKVDVDTVDIDFSEMDVAIDFSMPSAAYGNITKCFEHGVPVICGTTGWLDKYDEAVALCKAKNGAFIYASNFSLGVNVFFELNRYLATMMKNLDQYKVSMEEIHHTQKLDEPSGTAITLAEGIIDNTEYKGWKLEEAGDMEIPITSKRVGATPGTHSIDYSSTVDSIEIKHTAHNREGFALGAVTAAEWIVGKTGIFTMKDVLNLE
- a CDS encoding DUF5683 domain-containing protein; this translates as MSKSLLTLVFIAFLSFAVSAQEETPANTEVDSLQSDLKEQGIVVVDTLKKKRVKINPLAPSKAAFYSAVIPGLGQVYNKRYWKVPIVYGAIGAAVYGYTWNNNQYQRVRTAFKRRQAGFTDDELFDPQNTGSTTPAFGLDDLQNEQERYQRDRDLLLLVSIALYALNIVDANVDAHLKQFNIDDDLSFDMQPFLDLDPVTNNPNYGMALIIKF